One stretch of Candidatus Bathyarchaeota archaeon DNA includes these proteins:
- the rlmB gene encoding 23S rRNA (guanosine(2251)-2'-O)-methyltransferase RlmB has protein sequence MLQVEGRNPVKEALKITKPERILVARGTEKHPKIQEIILIAGKRDIPTEIVPKRRLDTLTQTGRHQGIITLIQLPPVRSLKDILMSNQGDVTILLLDRVQDPMNLGSILRTAEATGVDTVIIPKKESVGLTPAVLRASMGGALHVPLIRDSLYRAAKLLRQEGVTLIGIDPTATTRYYDTRLTGSVAIILGGEDQGLNSTLQNQCHSLARIPMYGAITTLNVSAATAVTLYERTRQQTNNKNRRITP, from the coding sequence ATGTTACAAGTTGAAGGACGTAACCCCGTTAAAGAAGCCCTCAAGATCACTAAACCAGAGAGGATCCTTGTGGCCAGGGGCACCGAAAAGCACCCAAAGATACAGGAGATCATCCTCATCGCCGGGAAGCGGGACATCCCCACAGAAATCGTTCCCAAGAGGCGCCTTGATACCCTCACCCAGACGGGTCGTCATCAGGGGATCATCACGCTCATCCAGCTCCCCCCCGTTCGCTCCCTTAAGGACATCCTCATGAGTAACCAAGGAGACGTCACCATCCTCCTCCTTGACAGGGTCCAGGACCCTATGAACTTGGGCTCCATCCTCAGGACCGCTGAGGCCACTGGAGTCGACACCGTCATTATCCCCAAAAAGGAGAGCGTCGGCCTCACTCCCGCGGTCCTCCGAGCCTCCATGGGAGGCGCCCTCCACGTCCCCCTCATCAGGGACAGCCTCTACCGGGCGGCCAAGCTCCTTAGACAAGAGGGGGTCACCCTTATTGGCATCGACCCAACCGCCACCACTAGGTACTATGACACTCGACTCACTGGCTCTGTCGCCATCATCCTCGGCGGCGAAGACCAGGGACTTAACTCCACCCTCCAGAACCAGTGCCATAGCCTAGCGAGGATACCCATGTACGGTGCTATCACCACTCTAAATGTTAGCGCAGCCACTGCGGTCACTCTCTACGAGAGAACCCGCCAACAAACAAATAATAAAAACCGGAGGATAACACCATAA